In a genomic window of Styela clava chromosome 7, kaStyClav1.hap1.2, whole genome shotgun sequence:
- the LOC120328355 gene encoding putative ribosome biogenesis protein RLP24: MRIEKCYFCSSPIYPGHGICFVRNDCKMFRFCRSKCKKSFKKKRNPRKVRWTKAFRKSHNKELTTDASLEFEKRKNCPVKYDRELWEKSIKAMKRVEEIKTKRQNQFIMNRLKVGKQLMKEADFREVKQNINLIKSPAATTKQKEEAMLEIITEPDEEMLECN; the protein is encoded by the coding sequence ATGCGCATTGAAAAATGTTACTTTTGTTCTTCTCCAATCTATCCTGGACATGGAATCTGTTTTGTACGAAATGATTGCAAAATGTTCAGGTTTTGTCGGTCAAAGTGTAAAAAGTCTTTTAAGAAAAAGAGAAATCCTAGAAAAGTCAGATGGACCAAAGCTTTTCGTAAGTCACACAACAAGGAACTTACTACTGATGCTTCACTTGAGTTTGAAAAGAGAAAAAATTGTCCAGTCAAGTACGACAGGGAATTATGGGAAAAGAGCATCAAGGCAATGAAACGGgttgaagaaataaaaacaaagagacaaaatcaatttataatgAATAGACTGAAGGTTGGCAAGCAGCTTATGAAAGAAGCTGATTTCCGTGAGGttaaacaaaatatcaatcTGATCAAATCACCAGCTGCTACCACAAAACAAAAAGAAGAGGCGATGCTGGAAATTATCACTGAACCAGATGAGGAAATGCTGGAATGTAATTGA
- the LOC144425204 gene encoding oncoprotein-induced transcript 3 protein-like, whose product MTTESSAAGIQYAAVIYVYKEDTAGSSSVITRGEWVQISVVCTLPASSNLTGSFVPEVPITGDNVQNEVSIEGMGTFVFSFDIYRTESFKTAYSPAEYPVEVSIDDDIYFALQAVGRGDLTLFTEECVAFSTETITPTTLEYPFISAGCLEDPTMEKYSSDNPLENRFSIQAFQFADKLLASKEDAAVYIQCSVLLCDLSNTTRCYQGCVSSTFRDKRYVTSFHVSINALLFLLFVRRCHFYLTTVAKCAPIC is encoded by the exons ATGACAACTGAG TCCAGTGCCGCTGGCATCCAATATGCAGCCGTCATTTATGTCTACAAAGAAGATACTGCTGGATCCAGCTCTGTCATAACGAGAGGTGAATGGGTACAGATATCAGTTGTTTGTACTTTACCAGCATCATCAAATTTAACCGGATCTTTTGTACCTGAAGTTCCGATTACTGGTGATAATGTACAAAATGAGGTTTCTATTGAAGGAATGGGAACATTTGTGTTTTCGTTTGATATTTACCGTACAGAAAGTTTCAAG acAGCCTATAGTCCAGCTGAATACCCAGTAGAAGTTTCTATCGATGATGACATATACTTTGCACTTCAAGCGGTTGGGCGGGGCGATTTGACTTTGTTCACAGAAGAATGCGTAGCGTTTTCAACCGAGACGATAACTCCAACAACTTTAGAATATCCCTTTATATCAGCTGG ATGTCTCGAGGATCCTACGATGGAAAAATATTCATCAGATAATCCTCTTGAAAACAGATTCAGCATACAAGCGTTTCAATTTGCAGACAAACTACTTGCTTCGAAGGAAGATGCAGCAGTTTATATACag tgttcTGTACTTCTGTGTGATTTATCAAATACTACGAGATGTTATCAAGGATGCGTATCTTCAACATTCAGAGACAAAAGATATGTCACTAGTTTTCACGTTTCAATAAATGCATTGTTGTTCCTGTTGTTCGTCAGACgatgtcatttttatttaacGACTGTTGCAAAATGCGCTCCAATCTGTTAG
- the LOC120328850 gene encoding uncharacterized protein LOC120328850 isoform X2 encodes MLSGILCAILCTTLPVVGGSHFRGGTASWKLISSNGNDHEIEMNYRLGWRRDSNNPVCDDGMILSQVEAYDGGSWSLYGASSYDFPHSTAIKCTVYEPDENWAYGYNSFRANITSSSNFDIIFASGAWIGGLYRGSNGRWSVGLLGIDLGIRSDTGNVNNPPRTLNAPIVRLQLGCPSTIIIQALDDDNDDVTCRYATGSDECGDVCGSFPYITLVEKTCTLEYNGGGGYYLVAIALMLEDHPKQTITVDGSTITTSNVLSKIPLQFIIDISSASSCNINPTYPPYSIQDGETFVISDTETFNETLYAYPSVSGGSITQFVVIGPLGLHQSEITDNGNDLFSSNMIWDATSDQSGDHTVCYYAVDSKGLHSEQRCFTITVTAFSTVECDGLTTNISIANCASEEVIFAGEHNNLNSECQSTRGASQQHLSLTSGQCGMTTESSAAGIQYATVIYVYKEDTAGSSSVITRGEWVQISVVCTLPASSNLTGSFVPEVPITGDNVQNEVSIEGMGTFVFSFDIYRTESFTTAYSPAEYPVEVSIDDDIYFALQAVGRGDLTLFTEECVAFSTETITPTTLEYPFISAGCLEDPTMEKYSSDNPLENRFSIQAFQFADKLLASKEDAAVYIQCSVLLCDLSNTTRCYQGCVSSTFRDKRSILQHDSIVRANLAKNDSDNQDVEDDDDDEIPLTTKESSPQTISNALVLIFDDDGGNDNDGGNGSKRKAVTTAWIAFLLGVIIFHRLE; translated from the exons ATGCTTTCTGGTATCTTGTGCGCCATTCTTTGCACAACGCTCCCGGTCGTTGGAGGTTCACATTTTCGTGGAGGTACAGCATCGTGGAAGCTCATAAGCTCAAATGGAAATGATCATGAG ATTGAAATGAATTATCGTCTTGGTTGGAGAAGAGACTCCAATAATCCAGTGTGCGACGACGGTATGATTTTAAGTCAAGTCGAAGCATATGATGGAGGAAGTTGGTCGCTTTATGGAGCATCTAGTTACGATTTCCCCCATTCTACTGCAATCAAATGCACTGTTTATGAGCCTGACGAAAATTGGGCGTATGGTTATAATAGCTTTCGCGCTAATATCACATCGTCATCGAACTTTGACATCAT CTTTGCTAGCGGTGCTTGGATTGGTGGTTTATATCGTGGAAGTAACGGTCGCTGGTCTGTTGGTCTGCTAGGAATAGACCTCGGAATTAGAAGCGATACTGGGAATGTTAACAATCCACCAAGAACTCTCAATGCACCAATAGTAAG GTTACAGCTGGGATGCCCCAGTACCATAATAATCCAAGCTCTTGACGATGACAATGATGATGTGACGTGCAGGTATGCCACTGGTAGTGACGAATGCGGAGATGTATGTGGAAGTTTTCCTTATATTACTTTAGTAGAG aaAACCTGTACACTTGAGTATAATGGAGGTGGAGGATACTACTTGGTCGCAATTGCTTTGATGTTAGAGGATCATCCAAAACAAACAATAACTGTTGATGGAAGCACCATCACAACGTCAAATGTGCTCAGTAAAATTCCTCTACAATTTATCATTGATa TATCATCGGCGTCGTCTTGCAACATAAACCCAACGTATCCACCATATTCTATTCAAGACGGAGAAACTTTCGTAATATCTGATACCGAAACGTTCAACGAGACCCTCTATGCGTACCCAAGCGTTTCTGGAGGAAG CATAACACAGTTTGTTGTCATTGGGCCTCTGGGGTTGCACCAGTCCGAGATAACTGATAATGGAAACGATCTTTTTTCGTCGAACATGATTTGGGATGCAACATCCGATCAATCAGGCGATCACACAGTTTGCTACTACGCAGTGGATTCTAAAGG GCTACATTCTGAACAAAGATGTTTCACTATAACTGTAACTG CCTTCTCGACGGTTGAATGTGACGGTCTTACAACGAACATCAGTATTGCAAACTGTGCATCGGAAGAAGTTATATTTGCTGGAGAACACAATAATCTAAATTCAGAATGTCAGTCAACCAGAGGAGCTTCCCAACAGCATCTTTCATTGACCAGTGGACAATGCGGAATGACAACTGAG TCCAGTGCCGCTGGCATCCAATATGCAACCGTCATTTATGTCTACAAAGAAGATACTGCTGGATCCAGCTCTGTCATAACGAGAGGTGAATGGGTACAGATATCAGTTGTTTGTACTTTACCAGCATCATCAAATTTAACCGGATCTTTTGTACCTGAAGTTCCGATTACTGGTGATAATGTACAAAATGAGGTTTCTATTGAAGGAATGGGAACATTTGTGTTTTCGTTTGATATTTACCGAACAGAAAGTTTCACG aCAGCCTATAGTCCAGCTGAATACCCAGTAGAAGTTTCTATCGATGATGACATATACTTTGCACTTCAAGCGGTTGGGCGGGGCGATTTGACTTTGTTCACAGAAGAATGCGTAGCGTTTTCAACCGAGACGATAACTCCAACAACTTTAGAATATCCCTTTATATCAGCTGG ATGTCTCGAGGATCCTACGATGGAAAAATATTCATCAGATAATCCTCTTGAAAACAGATTCAGCATACAAGCGTTTCAATTTGCAGACAAACTACTTGCTTCGAAGGAAGATGCAGCAGTTTATATACag tgttcTGTACTTCTGTGTGATTTATCAAATACTACGAGATGTTATCAAGGATGCGTATCTTCAACATTCAGAGACAAAAG ATCAATTCTACAGCACGATTCTATTGTTAGAGCTAACTTAGCAAAGAATGATAGTGATAACCAAGATGTCGAGGATGACGACGACGATGAGATTCCTCTCACCACCAAAGAATCTTCTCCGCAAACCATTTCAAACGCGCTGGTTTTGATATTTGATGATGATGGTGGTAATGATAACGACGGCGGAAACG GAAGTAAAAGAAAAGCAGTCACAACGGCGTGGATCGCATTTTTGCTCGGAGTTATTATTTTCCACCGATTGGagtaa
- the LOC120328850 gene encoding uncharacterized protein LOC120328850 isoform X1, whose product MLSGILCAILCTTLPVVGGSHFRGGTASWKLISSNGNDHEIEMNYRLGWRRDSNNPVCDDGMILSQVEAYDGGSWSLYGASSYDFPHSTAIKCTVYEPDENWAYGYNSFRANITSSSNFDIIFASGAWIGGLYRGSNGRWSVGLLGIDLGIRSDTGNVNNPPRTLNAPIVRLQLGCPSTIIIQALDDDNDDVTCRYATGSDECGDVCGSFPYITLVEKTCTLEYNGGGGYYLVAIALMLEDHPKQTITVDGSTITTSNVLSKIPLQFIIDISSASSCNINPTYPPYSIQDGETFVISDTETFNETLYAYPSVSGGSITQFVVIGPLGLHQSEITDNGNDLFSSNMIWDATSDQSGDHTVCYYAVDSKGLHSEQRCFTITVTVNIDPCDVDNGGCSDTCITDTNSHSCLCDLNCWSIHDNDRTCLPFSTVECDGLTTNISIANCASEEVIFAGEHNNLNSECQSTRGASQQHLSLTSGQCGMTTESSAAGIQYATVIYVYKEDTAGSSSVITRGEWVQISVVCTLPASSNLTGSFVPEVPITGDNVQNEVSIEGMGTFVFSFDIYRTESFTTAYSPAEYPVEVSIDDDIYFALQAVGRGDLTLFTEECVAFSTETITPTTLEYPFISAGCLEDPTMEKYSSDNPLENRFSIQAFQFADKLLASKEDAAVYIQCSVLLCDLSNTTRCYQGCVSSTFRDKRSILQHDSIVRANLAKNDSDNQDVEDDDDDEIPLTTKESSPQTISNALVLIFDDDGGNDNDGGNGSKRKAVTTAWIAFLLGVIIFHRLE is encoded by the exons ATGCTTTCTGGTATCTTGTGCGCCATTCTTTGCACAACGCTCCCGGTCGTTGGAGGTTCACATTTTCGTGGAGGTACAGCATCGTGGAAGCTCATAAGCTCAAATGGAAATGATCATGAG ATTGAAATGAATTATCGTCTTGGTTGGAGAAGAGACTCCAATAATCCAGTGTGCGACGACGGTATGATTTTAAGTCAAGTCGAAGCATATGATGGAGGAAGTTGGTCGCTTTATGGAGCATCTAGTTACGATTTCCCCCATTCTACTGCAATCAAATGCACTGTTTATGAGCCTGACGAAAATTGGGCGTATGGTTATAATAGCTTTCGCGCTAATATCACATCGTCATCGAACTTTGACATCAT CTTTGCTAGCGGTGCTTGGATTGGTGGTTTATATCGTGGAAGTAACGGTCGCTGGTCTGTTGGTCTGCTAGGAATAGACCTCGGAATTAGAAGCGATACTGGGAATGTTAACAATCCACCAAGAACTCTCAATGCACCAATAGTAAG GTTACAGCTGGGATGCCCCAGTACCATAATAATCCAAGCTCTTGACGATGACAATGATGATGTGACGTGCAGGTATGCCACTGGTAGTGACGAATGCGGAGATGTATGTGGAAGTTTTCCTTATATTACTTTAGTAGAG aaAACCTGTACACTTGAGTATAATGGAGGTGGAGGATACTACTTGGTCGCAATTGCTTTGATGTTAGAGGATCATCCAAAACAAACAATAACTGTTGATGGAAGCACCATCACAACGTCAAATGTGCTCAGTAAAATTCCTCTACAATTTATCATTGATa TATCATCGGCGTCGTCTTGCAACATAAACCCAACGTATCCACCATATTCTATTCAAGACGGAGAAACTTTCGTAATATCTGATACCGAAACGTTCAACGAGACCCTCTATGCGTACCCAAGCGTTTCTGGAGGAAG CATAACACAGTTTGTTGTCATTGGGCCTCTGGGGTTGCACCAGTCCGAGATAACTGATAATGGAAACGATCTTTTTTCGTCGAACATGATTTGGGATGCAACATCCGATCAATCAGGCGATCACACAGTTTGCTACTACGCAGTGGATTCTAAAGG GCTACATTCTGAACAAAGATGTTTCACTATAACTGTAACTG TAAATATTGATCCATGCGATGTCGACAACGGTGGGTGCAGTGACACTTGCATAACTGATACCAACTCGCACAGCTGCTTATGCGATTTAAATTGTTGGTCAATACACGACAATGACAGAACTTGTCTTC CCTTCTCGACGGTTGAATGTGACGGTCTTACAACGAACATCAGTATTGCAAACTGTGCATCGGAAGAAGTTATATTTGCTGGAGAACACAATAATCTAAATTCAGAATGTCAGTCAACCAGAGGAGCTTCCCAACAGCATCTTTCATTGACCAGTGGACAATGCGGAATGACAACTGAG TCCAGTGCCGCTGGCATCCAATATGCAACCGTCATTTATGTCTACAAAGAAGATACTGCTGGATCCAGCTCTGTCATAACGAGAGGTGAATGGGTACAGATATCAGTTGTTTGTACTTTACCAGCATCATCAAATTTAACCGGATCTTTTGTACCTGAAGTTCCGATTACTGGTGATAATGTACAAAATGAGGTTTCTATTGAAGGAATGGGAACATTTGTGTTTTCGTTTGATATTTACCGAACAGAAAGTTTCACG aCAGCCTATAGTCCAGCTGAATACCCAGTAGAAGTTTCTATCGATGATGACATATACTTTGCACTTCAAGCGGTTGGGCGGGGCGATTTGACTTTGTTCACAGAAGAATGCGTAGCGTTTTCAACCGAGACGATAACTCCAACAACTTTAGAATATCCCTTTATATCAGCTGG ATGTCTCGAGGATCCTACGATGGAAAAATATTCATCAGATAATCCTCTTGAAAACAGATTCAGCATACAAGCGTTTCAATTTGCAGACAAACTACTTGCTTCGAAGGAAGATGCAGCAGTTTATATACag tgttcTGTACTTCTGTGTGATTTATCAAATACTACGAGATGTTATCAAGGATGCGTATCTTCAACATTCAGAGACAAAAG ATCAATTCTACAGCACGATTCTATTGTTAGAGCTAACTTAGCAAAGAATGATAGTGATAACCAAGATGTCGAGGATGACGACGACGATGAGATTCCTCTCACCACCAAAGAATCTTCTCCGCAAACCATTTCAAACGCGCTGGTTTTGATATTTGATGATGATGGTGGTAATGATAACGACGGCGGAAACG GAAGTAAAAGAAAAGCAGTCACAACGGCGTGGATCGCATTTTTGCTCGGAGTTATTATTTTCCACCGATTGGagtaa
- the LOC120328069 gene encoding transmembrane protein 107-like, giving the protein MRAVSGLVPTRFLVLIAHLVIVISIFWSRDLNVKACLPINYTAAEYSSRDTELIIGLSITLAFFLVEFGGFIGGVSMFSHTQSLFSIAAHAGASVTLAFFVFDSWSCSLYWWIFAFCSALPAITETIVIIGVLALKKNL; this is encoded by the exons ATGAGAGCTGTAAGTGGTTTGGTACCAACTAGATTCTTGGTTCTCATAGCACATCTGGTGATTGTCATATCAATATTCTGGTCAAGG GATCTGAATGTGAAAGCATGTCTTCCAATTAACTACACTGCTGCAGAATATTCATCCAGAGACACTGAACTTATTATTGGCCTTTCAATAACACTAGCATTCTTTTTGGTTGAATTTGGAGGGTTTATTGGTGGAGTTTCAATGTTCAGTCACACGCAGTCTCTATTTT CTATTGCGGCTCATGCAGGGGCCAGTGTCACTCTCGCCTTTTTCGTTTTTGATTCTTGGAGCTGCTCTTTATATTGGTGGATTTTTGCATTCTGTAG tgcCCTTCCAGCAATTACTGAGACTATTGTTATCATCGGTGTTTTAGCATTGAAGAAAAACTTATAG